In a genomic window of Occallatibacter riparius:
- a CDS encoding YncE family protein, with translation MFSETPRKFPCSRSRNGIVVAALAFGAVSMAMSQERSPLILTSTNDPANNAVVVFKLDTHGTPSLSASQIVPTGAKGGASGNAGILQFQGEFGAVANFGSNSVTQLVRRGDWVAPARTIQLASDCTGPDSVALNHDEMYVVGATCAESHSWPSGHLDGAVVPLTDNSAGQIVAGKTWAAVTMKSGTVLQLGLSGHERELNGSSNAIDLPADANDTPLGAAFWGDVLGFTPAHSPDSFAIVDPDRNVYPIAGPSPAFPTNAPCWVAKGPKSLWYTANSPGHAISIFFSDNKGGAFYKSVPVPGVPTDITVSPDQNWLAVIYTASGAAHVAVFSIDNYGNLDLAAISPAVGAAQFNGVAFSQ, from the coding sequence ATGAGCCAGGAACGCAGTCCCCTGATCCTCACCAGCACAAACGATCCTGCAAACAACGCCGTCGTCGTCTTCAAACTCGACACGCACGGAACCCCTTCCCTCTCCGCATCGCAAATCGTTCCGACGGGCGCGAAGGGCGGCGCATCCGGCAACGCCGGAATTCTGCAGTTCCAGGGCGAGTTCGGCGCCGTGGCCAACTTCGGCTCCAATTCCGTCACCCAACTCGTGCGTCGCGGCGATTGGGTCGCCCCCGCCCGAACCATCCAACTCGCCTCCGACTGCACCGGACCCGATTCCGTTGCGCTCAACCACGACGAAATGTATGTGGTGGGCGCCACTTGCGCCGAGAGCCATTCCTGGCCATCCGGACATCTGGACGGCGCCGTCGTGCCCCTCACCGACAACTCCGCCGGGCAGATCGTCGCGGGTAAAACCTGGGCGGCCGTCACCATGAAATCAGGAACCGTTCTGCAACTCGGATTGTCCGGCCATGAGCGCGAACTCAACGGATCCAGCAATGCCATCGATCTGCCCGCCGACGCAAACGACACGCCCCTGGGCGCGGCGTTCTGGGGTGACGTGCTCGGCTTCACCCCGGCCCACAGCCCGGACAGCTTTGCCATCGTCGATCCGGACCGCAATGTGTATCCGATTGCGGGCCCCTCGCCCGCGTTTCCCACCAACGCTCCCTGCTGGGTGGCCAAAGGCCCGAAGAGCCTCTGGTACACCGCGAACTCGCCGGGACATGCCATTTCCATCTTCTTCAGCGACAACAAAGGCGGCGCGTTCTACAAGTCCGTGCCAGTGCCGGGTGTTCCTACCGATATCACAGTCTCTCCTGACCAGAACTGGCTTGCTGTCATCTACACGGCATCAGGAGCAGCGCACGTGGCCGTATTCTCCATCGACAATTACGGCAACCTTGATCTCGCAGCCATTTCGCCGGCCGTCGGCGCAGCGCAGTTCAACGGTGTCGCCTTCAGCCAATAG
- a CDS encoding DoxX family protein, translated as MDLNIAHRATLRNGLSRYAVLPLRLMVGYGFVAHGLAKLNKGPAGFAAILHAAGVPAAHLMAWVTIAVEVIGGFAFLLGAFVPLVSIPAIILLVVAIGTVHWPYGFSSIKLLGYTSGRAQFGPPGYECDLLYIVCILTLALKGPGPFSVDRLLHRRQSARA; from the coding sequence ATGGATCTGAACATCGCTCATCGCGCCACACTTCGCAATGGACTCTCCCGCTATGCCGTACTGCCGCTTCGATTGATGGTCGGTTACGGCTTTGTCGCCCACGGGCTGGCAAAACTGAACAAGGGCCCCGCGGGCTTCGCTGCTATTCTGCACGCCGCCGGCGTACCCGCTGCGCACCTGATGGCCTGGGTCACAATCGCGGTTGAAGTTATCGGCGGATTTGCTTTTTTGCTTGGAGCGTTTGTCCCGCTCGTAAGCATTCCGGCCATCATCCTGCTCGTGGTAGCCATCGGCACCGTTCACTGGCCCTACGGATTCAGCTCCATCAAGTTGCTCGGCTACACCTCGGGGAGAGCTCAGTTCGGTCCGCCGGGATACGAATGCGACCTGCTGTACATCGTCTGCATCCTCACGCTCGCGCTCAAAGGGCCTGGCCCGTTCTCAGTGGATCGGCTGCTTCATCGCAGGCAATCAGCACGTGCGTGA